Below is a window of Eretmochelys imbricata isolate rEreImb1 chromosome 22, rEreImb1.hap1, whole genome shotgun sequence DNA.
tgtATTGAATTAATACCTTTggggtacattgtattaaaaatgcaattgtgtatgtgttactGTTGCATTGTATGTACCTTCTCTGTTAGTAAGGGGGATGCTAATATACTTTCTCTGTTATCAATCCTCTGAAGCCACCCCCCTGTCCTAGGATTGGGAGGGCCCAAATCCTTGGGTTAGGGTTGGAACATCTGCGCCTACTGAGGCCCCATACGACTGGGTGTGATGATTTCTCAGAGAGTCCAGAACTGTAAGTCACCCTGTTACCTCTCTATCTTAGCATAAAAGGGTCTGCTGTTGCTAAACTGAGTGACAACTCCTTTCCCCTCTAGTTTGTTAGCCAGCCGCATAGAGTTCTCAAGAGTTCACCAGCCTTAACTTTATCTTGCAGGTTAACCCTTGGTGTACTTCAGTTCCCACGCTCTCCAGAAGTGACTCCCTGTAGGATCCAGCCTGTTGACTCAGCTGAAGATGAACACATCACTTtaatataacagcactgagatgaatTTATAATGAAACAAGAAtacatttattaataaagaacagagattttaaTGATATTAAGCAATCATAGAAAAtggtcaaaaataaaacaaaagcataagcatgctttctagtgactagAATTTAACACACTACAATTCTTGTCCAAGGTAAGTTTCTTACCTAAAGCAACCTTTCAGCATCACCCACCCACATGGTATGGGatccactgttcaaagataggGAGAGTGCCGGCCTCTTTGTTACCTAACTGATGGATAATCAAAATAtctttttgcttctccttatatTCCCCAAAGTTGATTGTCTTTGTCACCAGTGTCAGGATGAACCTGTGACATTCAGACTCTGGTGTGTCCTCTAGTGTGCTGTTTCCTCATCATCCTGGTCATTAGAGTTTACTGCAGATGCAGATGGACTGCCTGTTGTCTCTAATATCACCATGCTCAGTTTACATTAGAACTAGGGAGATAACAATGCTCCTGCTTGTCTGGAAGAGAACCTGTTCCCCCTTtatttggtcacagactttaaagcataatatcagtaaGTATCCATAACTCCCCAGAGTGTGAATACattttcacaatgatattaactACCAGTGTATCACGAGCTTTCATTTGATCTCTTACATGACATTCTTTAGAGATGAATATCATGACAGCAGAGTGTTAGGTGTAGTGAATTTGTTAGGCTTGATAGGAGTTGCTGTTATATggcagtgaaccctttgccagtgggCATTGaggggctcttagggtcacactGGTTGCTTGTTCTGAGCTGCAATGAACATGTAACCACAAGGAATCACCTTGGGAGGGGATTTGAAGGACTGCCCTATCAGAAGTGGTTATGGTTGGGGTGAATTTTGGTAAGATTATTAGCATGCAtgtggggtctttttcttattttttatgttttctccatAGTGCtattaccttaagaataaaataagcTTGCATAGAAAGAGTTGTGTGGCACCTTTTAACTGTTGACAATCACTTTGTCAGTCACTGAAGAGAAAGCGAGCAGGTGTGCTTGGCAGCCTGCCTATGCTGGGAATAACAAAGCAAAGGCAGGGAACAGTGTGGCTGAGAAATACActagtcagaagggagagagacgcGGGTAATGGCTGGGAAGCGGGAAGCTGCGAGTGGATGCCCTTGCTGGGCCTGAGGGGAAGTACCAGAGCAGTTGCCTGTAGTTAGCTAGTGTTAGCTGCACTATGTGCATAATAAATAAGATATAATTTAACTGGAGTCACTTCACTTAGGCTATTTTTACACCGCAGAGTTAACCCAGATTCTTACCTGGATTTTAGTCTTACCCCACCCCATCGTCCACACAGAAAACAAGATGCTATAAGCCCAAGCTAGTTTAGCTGGCTTGAGGTGTGGGTTACAGCTTGGGCTCTGCTTTAACTCAAGCTTGACCTACACTACCAACTTATGACAGTATAACTGCATGGCTCAGGCATGTGGCaaaaccacacccctgaatgatgtaattattgccaacctaacccccagtgtagatagcACTATATTGATGGAAGGGTGTAACGGGGTCAGCACCCGCCTCTCATGGGCACCTCCTTTCTGGGCAGGTGTGAGCCTGCATTTCTTTCAGTTCTTACAACAGGGTGGCATCTGCCTCTTGCGAGTACCCCGCTCTCCTCAGCCACTTGTTCTTTCGGCGGGTCttctgtgactcagccctctggccaagtcacacacactgtccccACTTCTGGGGTATACTGTCTCTAGTTCTTTCTCATGGCCCTGGTACGGGGCCGTAGGACCAAAGCTTCCTCCCCAGAGAAAATGCTTTCTTTAACAGCCCAACAGGGGCCCATTTCGGTACCCTCGGTTGCTGTCCTTTTGGTAGTGTTCGCTTGGGGTCGGTCTTCAACCAGACCAGGAGGGCACATCACAGTACCCTCGGCTGGTCTGGCTAGGTTCTGGGCTCAGTCCCCTCAAGTCAGCCTGCCCGCACTGACctgtccatggtcctgctgctcttccagtcAGCGAGGCACCTGGTCTTTGGTAGCCTTCCCTAGGCTCTGTCCTGCCTGCAGTGAGCTGTCCACAGTCCTGGTGCTCTTCCAGCCAGTCAGCTATGCACCCAGTCCTCCCACTTctagctccaggcagcaactgatctcattctggccctgcagctcttatACTAGTCTGCTAGGCTCTGATCAGCTGCTCCCAGCAGCCCCTTTCTAATAGGCCATGTCCCATATAGCCATGGCCTATGGAggaccctctccactgcccttttctAGGGCAGGGTAtggcagggccacaaggcctccagcagggggccacaGGGCCTGGTCCACTGCATCACATaaggcttctcccatcgacatagctatggcctctcagggaggtggggcaCCTCCACCTTATGTtggtgtaggtagcatcttcactaagcgctacaatggcacagctgcagcactgtaagtgtagacaagccctcaggctgAAACCCACAGGCAaaatcactcaagtgctgatAGCCCTGTGATGCCTTCCtacaatttccccccaaaaaaggttCTCCCTTTTAATTAACACAGTagactgggaaagaatcatagaatgtctTCTGCACAGACAGCCATGGGATGCACCCCCCAGATGCACAGGGGTGAGAACAGCAACAGTTATGACACAGTAACACCAGTAGAATTAGTAACCCATTTGGGGGTTGCTCACAGCTGGGCTAGACTAACCCAGGTGTGAATTACCCAGGCTAACtgggcagtgtagacgtagcctttcATTCCAAGATCTTGAGATTTTCCTCCCTAAGAAGCAAAGGGAAGGTCAATGCCTCCCACTTATTATCTTGGTGAGAGCTATATCAGGCTCTCGCAGTCTCTTGGTGTGGTCTTTCGAGGGGCCCGAGCTTTTCTGGGCTGACTGACCTTAGCCTGTCTTCAGTCAGGTCAATACATGGACCTTCACCTCTAATTAAGGCTAGCAGTCCTTTAATTTTACAGCTTTCAGTccgcttcagttgcttggttaCTTTCTTGGAGGCAGCCTGGTGCATGGCTATCACCCCTTTGTCCTATGCCTTTCTGCCTCCCCTTCCATCTCTATACTCCCTCCTTTATAGAAGGCATTGTGTCCCCCATTGGTTGCAGCTGTGAGTACCTGTCTCCATGATTAGTAGCTCTAGCAGCTGCATGGGGGTGTAACCAAGCTGCTTGCTTGTAAACAGGAgaggttttctcccctcctctgTTTAAACTCAGTATGGGTTTTGTAGGCCCCATTACACAGGCTGTTACCTAGGTGTGACCTGAGCAGAGCATGCACAGAGAAGGTGTTGGAAGATTTGGAAGCTTAAAttgcagttctgctctgaaaagtgaccaagtgaaaatgacatttttactTATTAAACCTACTCTCTGTGTGTATGCAGACACAGACCTGCTTGCTGACTTTAGTGACAGGGATAAATTTTTCTGCTCTTTCCTCCTATTAGAGCCAACACAGCTATGGATGAAGGAGCAGGAGTCTACTCCTTCTGCATCAGCAACAGAATTGTTTACTCAGTTTCAGtcagttacatctgtgcagaTCCATTGTAGGCAATGGGGATTTCACAGGTATCACTCCGGGCACAATATGGGTTTGCAGGATCTTTATTAATGAGGATAATACGTAACGGTGAAGAGCCCAACCTGGTTCTCATATTCCAAGTGGAATCTGCAAGGCTAGCAGTTacaaaaaacatctttttaactGTTACTTAAACATTTTTGCCCTATTTGAGCAATCCTAAACGGGGGGCTGCATGGAGCCATTTGTGCAGAGTGACTTTTCAGAGCAAATTTTCCTATTGCCTTTTCAGAAAATGTTACAGATACTGAAAGAACCAAGTTTTATCCctgaagccctctacaccaacattccacacaaagatggactacaagctgtcaggaacagtatccccgataatgtcacagcaaacctggtggctgaactttgtgactttgtcctcacccataactatttcacatttggggacaatgtataccttcgaatcagtggcactgctatgggtacccacatggccccacagtatgccaacatgtttatggctgacttagaacaatgcttcctcagctctcatcccctaatgccctactctacttgcactacattgattacatcttcatcatctggacccatggaaaagaagcccttgaggaattccaccacgatttcaacaatttccgtcccaccatcaacctcagcctggaccagtccacacaagagatccacttccaggacactacggtgctaataagcgatggtcacataaacaccactctataccggaaacctactgaccgctattcctacctacatgcctccagctttcatccagaccacaccacacgatccattgtctacagccaagctctacgatacaaccgcatttgctccaacccctcagacagagacaaactcctacaagatctctatcaagcattcttacaactacaatacccacctgccgaagtgaagaaacaaattgacagagccagaggagtacccagaagtcacctactacaggacaggcccaacaaagaaaataacagaaagccactagccatcaccttcagcccccaactaaaacctctccaatgcatcatcaaggatctacaacctatcctgaaggacgacccatcactctcccagatcttgggagacaggccagtccttgcttacaggcagccccccaacctgaagcaaatactcaccagcaaccacacaccatccgatgaagtgagctgtagttcacgaaagcttatgctcaaataaattggctagtctctaaggtgccacaagtacgccttttctttttacaccacacaacagaaccactaacccaggaacctatccttgcaacaaagcccgttgccaactgtgttcacatatctattcaggggacaccatcatagggcctaatcacatcagccacactatcagaggctcattcacctgcacatctaccaatgtgatatatgccatcatgagccgtgccagcaatgcccctctgccatgtacactggccaaattggacagtctctacgtaaaagaatcaatggacacaaatcagacatcaagaattataacattcaaaaatcagtcggagaacacttcaatctctttggtcactcgattacagacctaaaagttgcaattcttcaacaaaaaaccttcaaaaacagactccaatgagagactgctgaattggaattaatttgcaaactggatacaattaacttaggcctgaataaagactgggagtggatgggtcattacacaaagcaaaactgtttccccatgttgattcctcccccccaccccccactgttcctcagacgttcttgtcaactgctggaaatggcccacctcgattatcactacaaaaggttcccccccccccccacacacacacacacactctcctactggtaatagctcaccttacctgatcactctcgttacagtgtgtatgataacactcattgtttcatgttctctgtgtatataaatctccccactgtattttccactggatgcatctgatgaagtgagctgtagctcatgaaagcttatgctcaaataaatgtgttagtctccaaggtgccacaagtcctccttttctttttgaggatacagactaacacggctgctactatgaaactTATCCCTGAATGTAACCAGGGAGAGGCCCGAGCCACAGAGTTCAGAGCGTGATCCAAATTTCCCTGAAGTtgagtgggctgggctggttcAGGCCCTTCCTTGATATGACCATAGCAAAcctaaggcaggaatcttttcaAATACTCAGTTGCATTCTGTCAGTGCACGGATCTTCTGATTGATGGAAACAGCAAATTAATCATGTCTGTGAATAACAGCAGAGAGCTCTtgtttcagagttgctgagctcAGCTATCAAAGAGaggccactttaaaaaaaattatgaagagTGGCACCTTTCATGAAACACAATGAGACAGTGATGCCAAGGGAAGGCTTGTTTGTTTGATTTCCTGTCCTCTCATCTCATTTCGTCAGGCCCAGACCAGAGAAAATCCTGACTTAATAATTTACTACGGAAAGACGTTTATTAAATGACAAGGAACAAGAATGGAGCCTCCAATATCACACACTAGAATTGTTTGCATCTTCCTGTTTGGCTTCAAAAGCTGCTTACCCAACAGACAGAAACGATGCAATTTGCTATTTTTGTCAAATCCAGTTTCTATTAATCAGAACATCCTTTGGTCACCTTTTTGCCTCCAGTTAATGTTTATTCTGATTAAACTTTCCTTTTCCGCATGAAAGTGACAGAACTGATGTCAAGGCAGAGACATGTTCAAGATTTTTCCCCTACCCCATCAGTGGAGATCCAACAACTTCGAATTCTCAACCCCACAGGCATCTCCAGTcaccaccccagggcctccaccaAGCCTCAGTACTtgaactggaaaaataaaaatgcagattttctCTGTCATCACCCTGTTGGGCTGCTCCACATAGCAGACTACACAGTACCTTCTCCTTACTGGTTGTTCCTATGGCTGAGGTGGTTGAGCACTCTATTATAGCTTTGACAATTGCAAGTTCAGTCCTGATGATGATGACCTCTATGAAAATAGTTGTAGAACAGTAAATATAAAGGTTAAAATGGAATTGTTCAAATGTCTTTATTGTAAAACATttctaaatgacaggtttcagaatagcagccgtgttagtctgtattcgcaaaaagaagaggacttgtggcaccttagagactcacacatttatttgagcataagcataagctttcgtgatgaagcgagctgtagctcacatctgatgaagtgagctgtagctcacgaaagcttatgctcaaataaattggttagtctttaaggtgccacaagtcctccttttcttatttctaaaGGAGTTTTGATGTGTTTGTaactattttattatatttttagtgTTTGTAATTTGGTTAGTAGCAGTATCCTTTTAAGAACAAGatgagagtggggggaggggtcttcAAGGAGGTGAAAAGAAGAATTTGGGGGTATGTAGAGGTGGGGCCTAATGAGGGAGGGGAGGTGCAGTGGGATGGGGATTTAACATGTCAAGATTGTTGCTCAGGAGAGTTTTCCAAACAGGCTGGTGGTATAGGGCACCAGGGGGAGAAGATTCCTCACGCTGTATGGTATCAGacaagggagggggctccctcaTCTGGGGGATTCACCCACCTGGAGGGGGCTGGCTGGTTGGGGGGTGTTCCTTCAGTCAGGGGCTCACGCACACAAAGGAGAGCGGACAGATTCGGAGGGAGCCAGACCCGGGCTGCGGGGTCGTCTCTAGGGGGGCGGCCCCCCACATTTTGTGGCGCCGTCTGAGGGCTAGACACTGGGATTGGCGGGGCTTCTTCAGCCTCGCTGGGGCACAGAGGACAAGCGGATCCCTCAGCCCGCGAGCCACGAGACCGGGCTAAACCCAACCACGACACAGGCCCGTGGCGCAGGAGGCCTGGGGCAGCGAGTGAagtggctgggacctggggcGTCGGCTGCCCGTGAAAGCCCGGGGACCCCGCCGGCCGAGCACCGGGGGAGCCTCCCCCTCAGGCGAAGGAGCGGGAAGGCGGATCTCAGAGGAGAGAGGATCCAGGACGGCAGCCGGGACCCGATGCCCACGTGCCCGGCCACCCCCGAGCCCGCACGGCTCCTCAGGGGCGCCGCACGAGCCCCTCAGGCGCGAGGAGCCGtcggccgggggcggggcccagCTCGACTCTCCCGCCCCGGAACGAGGAGGCGGGGCCGGCGTCGCCGCGAGCCGAGCTGCCGTGTTCCGCCCTCAGTCGCGGACCGCCTGTcacgtggtgggggggagagttgCTGTAACCAATAACGATACGGGGCAAGGGAGCGGGCCACAGTGATTGGCGCCCAGCACTAACCAATCAGATGGCACATTTCAACACGCGCGAGGCGGCTGGTTGCCCGGGGAAACCGGCCGCGAAGAGCAGGCAAGCGGAGAGCGAGGCGCTGCTGAGAGGGGGATGCTGACTGGTGCATAGCCACAGCCCGGAATAGAAGCTTATCTGCCATTGGCTCTCTTTGGCGCCCCGTCGTGTGAGCTCGAGCAGCCGGGGCAAAGCGAAGTGTCGGGGCCCGGCTCGGGCGCAGGTAGGAGCCGACGCCTTGGGCCCGGGCGGTGCCGCCCCGCCCGCGAGACCGACCCCAGGGCTAGGCCGGGGCTTCTCCGGCCCCTCGAGTGTCCGTGAGGCCCCGCGCGGCCGGCTCTGAGGCGCCGGATCCGGATCCGGATCCGGGCGCGGGGCTCGGGGCGGTCGCTTCCGGCAGGTGCGGCTGAGGCGGCCCCGAGCGTGGGGTGAGCTGAGGCCAGTGGACGGCGGGAGCCCGCAGCCTGTGCGGAGCGCGGCCCGTGGGCACCGGGCCgcggggggctgctgcacccccggCTCGCTGCGTCTCCATCCTTCCCAGGGGTTACGGCTGGGTCCGcaccccccggccccggccccggccccggcccgggcTCCGCGCAGGAATCTGCCTGGGGGGGTCCTACGGCTCAGCGGAGCCCTGGCTCCTGGCACGCGGCCGCGCGCCCTCCCGGGTGGGCTCCGGCGGCCCAAGAGCCGGCAGGGGCCTGGCCTCCCCCGCAGGGGCCTGGGCCGCGCACCGGCTGGGCCGCGCTGCTCCAGGCAAATGCTGCACCCGCCTGCTGCGACCTTGCGGCAGCTGCGAAGCCCCGCCCGTGTGCGGGACCCCATTGTAGAGCAAAATGCTGCCGCCCGGTCCGGACAGAATCGTCCCACGGGCTGGGTCCGGCCTGCGGGGGCCAGTCGGACCACTTCTGGGTGCCTGGAAACTGCAAGTTATTTCTGTGCAGGGGGAAATGACCAGGACTATTTTCCTACCGTGCAGATGGACTGTGGGTGAATCCTAGCCCGTTAGTAGCTCTCCTTGGTGGGTGAAAAAGTTGGTGTCTCAGCTTGTAGTAGAAGAGGTTACTAGATATTTAAACATTAATCATTCTAACTGCCAGCTGTCATCAGTGAAAGGTAATTCACCTAAATTTGAAAGCATACATAAAATAATACACAGCATGTAAACTCCCTTAGTGTATTCGGCTGATGTACTGTGCATCAACTCTTTTGTACTAATAACCTTTAtttatgtagcacctttcatttAGCTGGCTCCCAAAATGTTGTACATATTTAACAAATGGTATACAAACTATACACCAGGATCACTTCACTAAGATATACTCCTCTTGGGTGGAATGCATTTCATAATACACACAACACTACGTAACAGTTTAgaatataaatttattttttaaaaagtccatatGAAGCTGGAATTGGAGCAGGAATTTGGGTAAATAGAATATAGTTAACAAATAGtcctaaaacaaaaaaatctcctTGTTCTTATACTTCCAGTGTCTTCACATAGCATTACCTGAAGAATAATTACCAGATGAAATTACTAGCCTGAGGAGATGATAGTTAGTTTCCCAGGTTGTTCTCTGCACTTAGTTTGTTAGTGTTaaagtatttgtttttatttttgaatagttacatgttttaaaaatggaacctGCAGAAAAATCTATCTCTGTGTGATTGAGGAAGGCTAGCTGAAGCAGGTTTGCTGATGCTTTCTCTTTCTTCCAGAATGGCTGACActgtgcttggggtggggccaggagtaTTTATTTTAGCGCTGCTCTGTGTCTTGATGttgctgctctgcatgctgttATCCAGGACCTCCGGTCTTGCAAGGTAAGGAGATGTAGCCTTCTGGATAAAGAAAGCTAAAGTTATTAGAAGTGAAATGCCTGACTGTCCTAGTACATCTGGATTTTAGGGCACTGTTTCTTTaattcctcacagcttgaataggATCCATTTTAATCTCCTGTTAATAGCAGACTCTCATTAATTTAAGAGGGAGTTAGATTGAGTCCATAAACACTAACCAGCTCATTTGTAGTCTACCCGCTCTCCATAGAGTGCTATAGTGTGTAGAGTACTTGTACATACCAAGTAGGGTGGGAAGGATTATTGGCGGATTTTGGGTGTGAACtgtcatatatatatttatttcattcCTAAAGGCACTTTTCCAGGGCTTGGCCTTTCCCATTTGTCTTTTTGTTGCAGCAGTGAAGATTAAATCACTTCAGGAGCTTGTCACTCTAAAGCCCATGTGTGGTTGTGGGACAGGATGCTGATTGACTAAGAGACTCATCTGTTTTTTAAGTCTTTGCTCACTGAGCCAAGATTCCCCCCATGAAAGTcgcataaataattaaaatgattGATTCAAGCAAATGTAACTATTTCCCGGTGCTCTTATGGGTAGGCAGTACAGAGACTATCCTGTACCAGGCTCCAGCAAAATATCCAATTCAAACCTTACGCTACAAGTCTGAGATTTTCAGTGCTGCCTAGGGGATCAAGTGGAAATTGTATGACCAGTTGCCCTAAGTGGTTTTGAAAATCAGATTTTCTGGGTACTGCTTCACTACCAGTGTCTGATTTATGGGGAATTACTATCTTTCATTTCAGTATGTTGGCACTTTATATCTTAATGGGAAGAACAAAAGAAGAGTAGAATTCTTTTGAATTTGTGAGGGCTGCTTTTTTTGGAGTCCTGTGGCTGCACTAAATAGCTGGGCTGGGGTTAGGCCGAGAAGAGGGATATGGGGATATTGGTTTGTTTGATGTGGTATGGACAAAATGTGAGCAGTGTCAATGTCTCATTTATAAAAGGAGCTGTGTGGCTGGGAGACCTAATAGTGGGATTCTTCCTGTCCAATTCTTTCCTCAGATTCTCTGTCATTATGGTTTTCTTCTCTGCTGTGATCGTTATGTTGGTTCTGTTACTTTTCCCTCGTGCCAGTGAGTTCCCAGCACCAGCTACAGAAATGAAGGTAAATTCATGGTTTCTTTTCCCCATTTCAGGCTCGTTGTCCTGGTGGTTGCACCTTATTCAATTTAGGCCATTGGCTTTCAaacagggtgggggtggaatggTGTTGTCAGGGGACGTGAGGCTGTGGCTGACCAGGTGTCCAGGACAGGGCAGGATAGCAATGGAGAGAGTGTGCAGGGAGTCCCTTGTATTCAGATACGGGGGATGGAAGCTCAGCACAGCCTCAGCAGCAGCttgctgctttctctctcctcccttctttgACCACTGGTGACTCCCTGCCAGCTCTCCTCTCTGCTACCCTGCCCTAGATACCTGGCTGGCTGCACCCCTTTGGAGCCTGAGCAAGAGGCACAAGTAGAGTGGGGTGGTTAGGACCCCCTTGTCTGTTCCATGATGCCAAAGGCTTCTCTATGGGTGGAGCCAGCTGGGTCCTGCCACTGCCCAGAGGTGAGCAACCTGCTGTCCTCAGTGAGTCATTTTCTGACATGGATGAATGGGAGTTCATtgattctaagaccagaagggatcattatgattatctaatcaaacctcctgtatagcacaggccataaaacttcccccagATAATACCTAGagcttgtgtttttttaaaaaaaaaaaaaaaaatccaatcttgattttaaaatcgtCATCATGGAGAGTCTACTACGACCCTTGGTacactgttccagtggttaattactcgcACAGTGAAATTACTCGcacagtctgaatttatctagctttaactttcagccattgaatcatgttatacctttctcagcTAGACAGAAGAGGAGTTCTTTATTAAGTATTTGTTtacccatgtaggtacttgtagattgtgatcaagtcacccctccaccttctctttgttaaactaaacagattgagctccttgagtttatcaCCATACAGcgtgttttctaatcctgtaatcattcttgtggctcttctctgaaccctcttcaatgtatcaccatccttcttgaattgtggacaccagaaccggacacagtatttcagcatcagtcacaccaatgccaagtacagtggtaaaataacctctctacttctattcGAGTTTCCCCTATTTATAAATCCAAGGgtctcattagctcttttggccacagtgccacactgggagctcgtgttcagtTGACTACactacaacccccaaatctttttcagagtcactggttCCCAGGAttgagtcccccatcctgtacgtatggcctacattctttgttcctagatgtatacattcacatttagctgtattaaatgcatattgtttgcctgTGTCCATTTTACCAAGCGATGTGGATAGCTCTGCATCcatgacttgtcctcttcattaattAGTGCAcacccaatttttgtgtcatctacaaactttatcagtgatgattttgatttttccaggtcattgataaaaatgttaaatagcataggaccaagaacTGAGCCCTGCAGGACCCCAGTGGAAACAAACCTGTTTGTGACAATTCCTTGTTTACAGTTATAGTTAAGTTtgcagttaaccagtttttaatccatttaatgagtGCCATATTAGTTTTctattctaattttttaatcagaatgttgagCAGTACCAAGTCCAAGTCTGTTaggtcaacactattacctttatcaagcaAACTTGtgttctcattaaaaaaaaaaaaaaatcaagttagtttgatagggcctattttccataaacccacacTGATTCATATTAATTC
It encodes the following:
- the TMEM218 gene encoding transmembrane protein 218 isoform X1, translating into MLSLSSRMADTVLGVGPGVFILALLCVLMLLLCMLLSRTSGLARFSVIMVFFSAVIVMLVLLLFPRASEFPAPATEMKIVDTFFIGRYVLVSLLSVTFLGSLFLVLVHHILEPVYAKPL
- the TMEM218 gene encoding transmembrane protein 218 isoform X2, with amino-acid sequence MADTVLGVGPGVFILALLCVLMLLLCMLLSRTSGLARFSVIMVFFSAVIVMLVLLLFPRASEFPAPATEMKIVDTFFIGRYVLVSLLSVTFLGSLFLVLVHHILEPVYAKPL